A genomic region of Vitis vinifera cultivar Pinot Noir 40024 chromosome 7, ASM3070453v1 contains the following coding sequences:
- the LOC100263480 gene encoding sister chromatid cohesion 1 protein 4, with product MFYSQFILAKKGPLGTIWIAAHLERKLRKNQVADTDIGVSVDSILFPDVPIALRLSSHLLLGVVRIYSRKVNYLFDDCSEALLKIKQAFRSTAVDLPPEESTAPYHSITLPETFDLDDFELPDNDIFQGNYVDHHVSTREQITLQDTMEGVVYSTSQFGLDERFGDGDTSQIGLDLDEDLFLDKVSAPGHAGVLLGLDADPQASVHPIIPLQKDVISEATAANGIGNQIEGLAASTDVMEYAQAPSTPGLVEEPNLSSVQEALACDDHLEPEDHNLTELVAKENLENASSVSSLHYGDKVAADWTLLNDTNHDAVLSIPADENGYLLGEQKIKQAKPQGDSPSVAVTDQISSECSVGKAAAPDGKDRAEDMQNGTLSNHGPGILSVDQTHEEFEEPHGLDETVGNPIFSHAASDLEDPCHRECPGAENISEKSILTTSCPPVLECISENDNASLNPDVSASNAACSYESPGRPHLENVEAQALNSVVHEEMPPCSVDVVQACNSHLNQTDLSSLGETSGREEEPHSTGVSTDVQGEVCHATGVLTPVWEENQISIPTSNEHIEADRSKLDEKMDNVISSDAQLLKSSTNSDLPAPEKLLSMPEGLVDPPNDFLVELTPDKVLEGSEGDGAAMKNISGKKRSFTESTLTLHSLNSVETFGVSKSRKTAESIPDDDDLLSSILVGRRSSALKMKPTPPPEVVSMKRPRTAIRSNASKRKVLMDDPMVLHGDTIRQQLTSTEDIRRVRKKAPCTRLEIWMIQKQFLEDEIFSEPISTGMSAELMSLYNETYDLSTVRVFENNASSEAAKEMELSVKPNVTKEIGEEGSVESLAVRNDGEVESAQSLVQTENQHGEDHSLGIHDNDTQVKTLQCEFFGEIAEMEIDGQSIAVADASDRDATHGVDSLSTAGPISGDICDLSVGSMVQSTLMEKTSGADSTQLIDELCVSSFNQRLDTISVEKDASAVDSSNGKGVDTIEVAENNNDNIVGIGNESRQKGEPLMEETVGIQTVETGEEVHTVCAAPADNENSSLATVTLEASGCSNLVVVAEDQTTEEIINYKSGIVNDVEVLDAELGYDDKNPTSNSICSEEPKIESSYAKEIDEEMKNAFFNGEENIPLNDIEKPVFLEAESHTFVDTEFTAIDHSAIEDHGDFANITVGHDTEFLNVDDDEVADDDDYMPSAEENRFLENSGWSSRTRAVAKYLQNLFDKEAEHGKKVIPMNNLLAGKTRKEASRMFFETLVLKTRDYIQVEQEKPFDNINVKPRVKLMKSDF from the exons ATGTTCTATTCGCAGTTCATATTGGCCAAGAAAGGGCCGCTTGGGACCATATGGATAGCGGCGCATTTGGAGAGGAAGCTCCGGAAGAACCAGGTTGCTGATACTGATATTGGCGTCTCAGTAG ATTCAATTCTTTTTCCTGATGTACCAATTGCACTACGTTTGTCCAGCCATCTTCTGCTGGGTGTGGTGAGGATATATTCTAGAAAGGTTAATTACCTTTTCGATGATTGCAGTGAGGCTTTGCTTAAGATAAAGCAAGCTTTTCGCTCCACTGCAGTTGATTTACCTCCAGAAGAATCTACAGCACCATATCACTCCATCACCTTGCCAGAGACATTTGATCTTGATGACTTTGAGCTGCCAGATAATGATATTTTTCAAGG TAACTATGTTGATCATCACGTTAGCACAAGGGAGCAGATTACACTTCAAGACACCATGGAGGGTGTGGTCTACTCTACATCACAGTTTGGACTGGATG aGCGGTTTGGAGATGGTGACACTTCTCAAATTGGTCTAGATCTTGATGAG GATTTGTTTTTGGACAAGGTTTCAGCTCCTGGACATGCTGGAGTTCTGTTGGGTTTGGA TGCTGATCCTCAGGCATCTGTCCACCCAATTATACCTCTTCAAAAAGATGTAATTTCAGAAGCTACAGCTGCTAATGGCATTGGAAATCAG ATTGAAGGTCTTGCTGCAAGTACTGATGTCATGGAGTATGCTCAGGCCCCATCCACTCCTGGATTAGTGGAAGAACCAAACTTGTCCAGTGTGCAAGAGGCTCTGGCCTGTGACGATCATTTGGAACCTGAGGATCATAATTTGACAGAACTAGTAGCAAAAGAGAACCTAGAAAATGCTTCCAGTGTGTCAAGTCTTCATTATGGGGATAAAGTTGCCGCAGATTGGACTTTGCTCAATGATACGAATCATGATGCTGTTCTCAGCATACCTGCTGATGAGAATGGGTACCTTTTGGGTGAACAGAAGATCAAACAAGCAAAGCCACAAGGAGATTCGCCATCTGTTGCAGTGACGGATCAGATATCATCAG AATGTTCAGTTGGGAAAGCTGCTGCACCAGATGGCAAAGACAGGGCGGAAGATATGCAGAATGGAACTCTAAGCAACCATGGACCTGGAATTCTATCTGTTGATCAAACCCATGAGGAATTTGAAGAACCCCATGGGTTGGATGAAACTGTAGGGAATCCTATTTTCTCTCATGCTGCCTCTGATTTGGAGGACCCTTGTCATAGAGAATGTCCTGGGGCTGAGAATATTTCTGAGAAATCTATTTTAACTACTTCCTGCCCACCAGTATTGGAATGTATTTCAGAAAATGATAACGCATCGCTTAATCCAGATGTATCAGCATCAAATGCTGCATGTTCATATGAATCACCTGGTAGACCACACCTTGAAAATGTCGAGGCTCAGGCTTTGAATTCTGTAGTTCATGAAGAAATGCCACCTTGTAGTGTGGATGTAGTTCAGGCATGCAATTCGCATCTGAACCAAACTGATTTGTCATCTCTTGGAGAGACATCTGGAAGGGAGGAGGAACCCCATTCTACTGGAGTTTCCACTGATGTGCAAG GTGAAGTGTGCCATGCTACTGGGGTGTTGACTCCAGTTTGGGAGGAAAACCAGATATCAATACCCACTTCTAATGAACATATTGAGGCAGATCGTAGCAAGTTAGATGAGAAAATGGACAATGTGATCTCAAGCGATGCTCAGTTACTAAAAAGTTCCACAAATTCTGATTTGCCTGCACCTGAAAAATTGCTCTCTATGCCTGAAGGGCTTGTTGATCCACCAAATGATTTCCTAGTGGAGTTGACTCCAGATAAAGTGCTAGAAGGGAGTGAGGGAGATGGTGCTGCCATGAAAAACATTTCAGGAAAAAAGCGCAGTTTCACAGAAAGCACACTAACCTTGCACTCTCTAAATTCAGTCGAAACTTTTGGGGTTTCCAAATCCAGAAAAACTGCAGAATCAAttcctgatgatgatgatttgtTATCTTCCATCTTAG TTGGAAGAAGATCTTCAGCATTGAAAATGAAACCTACTCCTCCACCTGAAGTAGTATCTATGAAACGCCCCCGGACTGCAATCCGGAGCAATGCATCTAAGAGGAAGGTGCTTATGGATGATCCCATGGTCTTGCATGGCGa CACAATACGGCAACAATTGACAAGTACTGAAGACATACGCCGTGTGCGGAAGAAAGCTCCTTGCACTCGTCttgaaatttggatgattcagAAACAATTTTTGGAAGATGAAATTTTCAGTGAACCCATATCCACTG GAATGTCAGCAGAATTGATGTCTTTGTACAATGAAACATATGACCTGAGCACAGTCAGGGTCTTTGAAAATAATGCTTCTTCAGAAGCAGCTAAGGAAATGGAGCTCTCTGTGAAGCCAAATGTTACcaaagaaattggagaggaaGGAAGTGTAGAATCTTTGGCAGTTAGAAATGATGGTGAAGTGGAGTCTGCTCAGTCCCTCGTGCAGACTGAGAACCAGCATGGTGAAGACCATTCCTTAGGCATCCATGATAATGATACTCAAGTGAAGACTTTACAATGTGAATTTTTTGGGGAAATAGCTGAAATGGAAATCGATGGACAGAGCATTGCTGTTGCTGATGCATCAGATCGTGATGCCACTCATGGGGTTGATTCATTGTCTACTGCTGGTCCCATCTCTGGAGATATTTGTGACTTGTCAGTGGGCTCCATGGTCCAATCAACTCTTATGGAAAAAACAAGTGGTGCAGATTCTACTCAGCTGATAGATGAATTGTGTGTATCATCATTCAATCAGAGGTTGGATACTATTTCTGTAGAGAAGGATGCTTCTGCTGTGGATTCAAGCAATGGTAAAGGAGTTGATACTATTGAAGTTgcagaaaataataatgacaacATTGTTGGAATTGGAAATGAATCTAGGCAAAAGGGTGAGCCTTTGATGGAAGAAACTGTAGGCATTCAAACAGTTGAAACCGGAGAGGAAGTTCATACAGTTTGTGCTGCACCAGCTGACAATGAAAATTCTTCACTTGCAACTGTGACTCTGGAAGCAAGTGGATGCAGCAACTTGGTTGTTGTAGCTGAAGACCAAACCACAGAGGAAATCATTAATTATAAGTCAGGGATTGTAAACGATGTTGAAGTCCTGGATGCTGAATTGGGCTATGATGACAAGAACCCAACCTCTAACTCTATCTGTAGTGAAGAACCTAAAATTGAATCTTCATATGCAAAAGAAATCGATGAGGAAATGAAAAATGCTTTCTTCAATGGTGAAGAAAATATTCCCTTGAATGATATTGAAAAACCAGTATTTCTGGAAGCTGAATCACATACTTTTGTGGATACAGAATTCACAGCTATTGACCATTCTGCCATTGAAGATCATGGT GATTTTGCGAACATAACAGTTGGGCATGATACAG AGTTTCTGAATGTAGATGATGATGAAGTGGCTGATGATGATGACTATATGCCTTCTGCTGAAGAAAATCGCTTTCTTGAGAACAGTGGATGGTCTTCCCGCACCAG AGCTGTTGCCAAGTACCTTCAAAACTTGTTTGATAAGGAAGCTGAACATGGAAAAAAGGTTATTCCAATGAATAACTTATTAGCTGGCAAAACTCGCAAGGAAGCATCAAGGATGTTTTTTGAAACATTG GTACTTAAAACTAGGGATTACATACAAGTGGAACAGGAGAAGCCTTTTGACAACATTAATGTAAAGCCCCGGGTAAAGCTCATGAAATCAGACTTCTGA